The Humulus lupulus chromosome 4, drHumLupu1.1, whole genome shotgun sequence genome has a window encoding:
- the LOC133830508 gene encoding F-box/kelch-repeat protein At1g74510-like — MLEGPSYLVSRELPSSCEQESKWIYNTFRLIELSSNKRKLEDGEDNTLRKLSKLSVALKGEEACRDGSDFNQTQKYQFDGQHQAGDPSDVHNFLDAQTDLSNGQHQAGHYSDDINAFSNAQTDQSSDKHQVGDHSDINGFPDAQNDQSSDQHQAQDHSGINDFSDAQIDQSHDQQAGDGSDIYDLSHAQIDQSNDHHHGGEHADLSSLIHQLGRDISINCLLRCPRSEYGSIASLNRSFRSIIRGGELYKLRKKMGIVEHWVYFSCTLLEWEAYDPNHNRWMHLPRMTSNECFMCSDKESLAVGTELLVFGKEITSHVIYRYSILTNSWSSGMKMNTPRCLFGSASLGEIAILAGGCDPRGNILSSAELYNSETGTWRTLPSMNKPRKMCSGVFMDGKFYVIGGIGTGNPRSLTCGEVFDLETETWTEIPDMFPSRNGEDGVIGTPAAAEAPPLVAVVKNTLYAADYAEKEVRRYDKKNNEWITIGRLPERAVSMNGWGLAFRACGDRLIVIGGPRVLGGGIIELNAWVPNEEPPQWNLLASKQSGSFVYNCTVMGC; from the coding sequence ATGTTGGAGGGTCCATCATATCTTGTTTCAAGAGAATTGCCGAGCTCGTGCGAGCAGGAAAGCAAGTGGATATACAATACTTTCCGGTTGATTGAACTCTCAAGTAATAAGCGCAAACTAGAAGATGGAGAAGATAACACATTGAGAAAGTTAAGTAAGTTATCAGTAGCTCTTAAAGGAGAGGAAGCATGTAGAGATGGTAGTGATTTTAACCAAACGCAAAAGTACCAATTTGATGGCCAGCACCAAGCAGGGGATCCTTCCGATGTTCATAATTTTTTGGATGCCCAAACTGACCTATCAAATGGTCAGCATCAAGCTGGGCATTACTCTGATGATATTAATGCCTTTTCCAATGCCCAAACTGACCAATCAAGTGACAAGCATCAGGTAGGGGATCATTCTGATATTAATGGTTTTCCCGACGCACAAAATGACCAATCAAGTGACCAGCATCAAGCACAGGATCACTCTGGTATTAATGATTTTTCTGACGCTCAGATTGACCAATCACATGACCAGCAAGCAGGGGATGGTTCTGATATTTATGATTTGTCGCATGCCCAAATTGACCAATCAAATGACCATCATCATGGAGGAGAGCACGCTGATCTTAGCTCACTTATCCACCAACTTGGTAGGGATATTTCAATCAACTGTCTTCTACGCTGTCCGAGGTCTGAGTATGGCTCAATTGCTTCTTTGAATAGGAGTTTCCGTTCTATTATTCGTGGTGGAGAGCTCTACAAGCTGAGGAAGAAGATGGGTATTGTGGAACATTGGGTTTACTTCTCTTGCACCCTCCTTGAATGGGAGGCATATGATCCAAATCACAATCGCTGGATGCATTTGCCTAGGATGACTTCAAATGAATGCTTCATGTGTTCAGACAAGGAATCGTTGGCTGTTGGTACAGAACTACTTGTTTTTGGGAAGGAAATAACTTCCCATGTTATTTATAGATATAGCATTTTGACAAATTCATGGTCATCAGGCATGAAAATGAATACCCCTAGGTGCTTATTTGGCTCTGCTAGTCTAGGGGAAATTGCAATTTTGGCTGGTGGTTGCGATCCACGTGGCAATATATTGAGCTCTGCAGAGCTTTATAATTCAGAAACAGGAACTTGGAGGACTCTTCCGAGCATGAATAAACCTAGAAAAATGTGCTCTGGGGTGTTTATGGACGGGAAGTTTTATGTTATTGGTGGAATAGGTACTGGAAATCCAAGGTCTCTTACATGTGGGGAAGTATTTGATCTTGAGACTGAGACTTGGACTGAAATACCTGACATGTTCCCTTCACGGAATGGAGAGGATGGGGTGATTGGGACTCCTGCTGCAGCGGAGGCACCTCCTCTTGTTGCAGTTGTGAAGAATACATTGTATGCTGCAGACTATGCCGAAAAGGAGGTAAGGAGATATGACAAGAAGAATAATGAGTGGATAACCATTGGGAGATTGCCTGAGCGAGCAGTCTCAATGAATGGATGGGGTTTGGCATTTAGAGCTTGTGGAGATCGATTGATTGTTATTGGTGGACCAAGGGTCCTAGGGGGAGGGATAATTGAGCTTAATGCTTGGGTTCCCAATGAAGAGCCACCTCAATGGAACCTGCTTGCCAGTAAGCAATCTGGAAGCTTTGTGTATAACTGCACGGTAATGGGATGTTGA